The Daucus carota subsp. sativus chromosome 2, DH1 v3.0, whole genome shotgun sequence genome includes a window with the following:
- the LOC108209298 gene encoding serine hydroxymethyltransferase 4, producing MDPVNSWGNTPLDTVDPEIHDLIEKEKRRQCRGIELIASENFTSFAVIEALGSPLTNKYSEGIPGNRYYGGNEFIDEIENLCRSRALIAYRLDPTKWGVNVQPYSGSPANFAAYTAVLNPHDRIMGLDLPSGGHLTHGYYTSGGKKISATSIYFESLPYKVNSTTGYIDYEKLEEKALDFRPKLIICGGSAYPRDWEYKKLREVADKCGALLLCDMAHISGLVAAQEAADPFEYCDIVTTTTHKSLRGPRAGMIFYRKGPKPAKKGQPEGAEYDFEDKINFAVFPSLQGGPHNHQIGALAVALKQAATPGFKAYAKQVRANAVAIGNYLMSKDYKLVTGGTENHLVLWDLRPLGLTGNKVEKLCDLCNITVNKNAVFGDSSALAPGGVRIGTPAMTSRGLLEKDFEQIGEFLHRAVTITLSIQKEYGKLLKDFNKGLTNNKDIEALKADVEKFSSSFDMPGFSMAAMKYKD from the exons ATGGATCCGGTGAACTCATGGGGAAACACGCCACTCGACACAGTGGACCCCGAGATCCACGATCTCATCGAGAAGGAGAAGCGTCGGCAGTGCCGAGGAATCGAACTGATCGCCTCGGAGAATTTCACTTCATTCGCCGTCATCGAAGCCCTCGGCAGCCCCCTCACCAACAAATACTCCGAGGGGATTCCCGGTAACCGCTACTACGGCGGCAACGAGTTCATCGACGAGATCGAGAATCTCTGCAGATCGAGGGCTCTGATTGCGTACCGTCTGGACCCCACCAAGTGGGGCGTCAATGTCCAGCCGTACTCCGGCAGTCCGGCGAATTTCGCGGCCTACACGGCGGTGCTCAACCCGCATGACAGGATCATGGGGCTGGATTTGCCGTCGGGGGGGCATTTGACGCATGGGTATTATACGTCTGGGGGGAAGAAGATTTCGGCGACTTCGATTTATTTTGAGAGTTTGCCGTATAAGGTGAATTCGACGACTGGGTATATCGATTATGAGAAGCTGGAGGAGAAGGCTTTGGATTTTAGGCCTAAGTTGATTATTTGTGGTGGAAGTGCTTATCCTAGAGATTGGGAGTATAAGAAGCTCAGAGAGGTTGCTGATAAGTGTGGGGCGCTTTTGCTCTGTGATATGGCTCATATTAGTGGCCTTGTTGCTGCTCAG GAAGCTGCTGATCCTTTTGAGTACTGTGACATTGTCACAACCACAACCCACAAGAGTTTGAGGGGACCAAGGGCTGGTATGATTTTCTATCGCAAAGGGCCTAAACCAGCAAAGAAGGGCCAGCCGGAAGGTGCTGAATATGATTTTGAGGACAAGATCAACTTTGCTGTGTTCCCATCTCTACAGGGTGGTCCTCACAATCACCAGATTGGAGCCTTAGCGGTTGCCCTGAAACAGGCGGCCACCCCTGGATTCAAGGCGTATGCCAAGCAAGTTAGGGCTAATGCAGTTGCCATCGGGAACTACTTGATGAGCAAAGACTACAAGCTGGTCACTGGTGGGACTGAAAATCACCTGGTTCTTTGGGATCTTCGCCCTTTAGGATTGACTG GCAACAAAGTTGAGAAGCTTTGTGATCTGTGCAACATCACTGTGAACAAAAATGCTGTGTTTGGTGATAGCAGTGCATTGGCTCCCGGAGGAGTCCGCATAG GTACCCCGGCAATGACTTCAAGGGGTTTGCTTGAGAAGGACTTTGAGCAGATTGGAGAGTTTCTTCACCGTGCTGTTACCATCACCTTGTCGATCCAGAAGGAATATGGCAAGCtcttgaaggacttcaacaagGGTCTTACAAACAACAAGGACATTGAGGCACTAAAGGCTGATGTTGAGAAGTTTTCATCTTCTTTTGACATGCCTGGGTTTTCAATGGCTGCCATGAAGTACAAGGATTAA